Proteins from a single region of Rhodospirillales bacterium:
- the efeB gene encoding deferrochelatase/peroxidase EfeB, which produces MICASAAFNRRRLLAGMGGTALALIADAGKPRAAGEQTAGRSNVARAPISERTLERQPFYGAHQAGVLTPRPETGMVAAFDVLASTPDELVDLFRTLSGRIAFLMQGGTPPARDPRFPPADSGILGPVVAPDNLAVTVSLGASMFDDRFGLAAHRPAHLVRMMRFQNDALDASRCHGDLSLQICSNTADANIHALRDILKTMPDSLLLRWMQDGSVPVLPEKPGSPPESARNFLGFRDGSANPDVNDEALMNRIVWTAAGQGEPAWCAGGTYQAVRIIRNFVERWDRTPLGEQERIIGRQKASGSPLAGGTEGDEPAFENDLKGEITPLDAHIRLANNRNKDSQDHLILRRPFNYSNGVTKAGQLDQGLLFIAYQSDLERGFITVQRQLDGEPLEEYIKPVGGGFFFTLPGVANENDFLGGGLLSAAGYTVAKK; this is translated from the coding sequence ATGATCTGCGCGTCGGCCGCTTTCAATCGCCGCAGACTGCTTGCCGGCATGGGAGGGACCGCCCTTGCGCTGATCGCAGACGCCGGGAAACCGCGCGCCGCAGGCGAGCAAACGGCCGGCAGGAGTAACGTTGCGCGCGCACCGATCAGCGAGCGCACCCTGGAGCGCCAGCCGTTTTACGGCGCGCATCAGGCGGGCGTGCTCACGCCACGCCCGGAAACCGGCATGGTCGCGGCGTTCGACGTGTTGGCGTCGACTCCGGATGAACTTGTCGACCTCTTCCGTACCTTGAGCGGGCGCATCGCTTTTCTGATGCAAGGCGGAACGCCGCCCGCCCGCGATCCGCGATTCCCCCCGGCGGACTCGGGCATTCTCGGTCCCGTGGTGGCGCCTGACAACCTGGCGGTCACCGTTTCGCTTGGCGCGTCGATGTTCGACGACCGCTTCGGCCTCGCCGCCCATCGTCCGGCGCACCTGGTGCGCATGATGCGCTTTCAGAACGACGCGCTCGATGCATCCCGCTGCCACGGCGATTTGTCGTTACAGATTTGTTCCAACACAGCCGATGCAAACATTCACGCCTTACGAGACATCTTGAAGACGATGCCCGACAGCCTGCTGCTGCGCTGGATGCAGGACGGCTCGGTGCCCGTGCTGCCGGAAAAACCCGGCTCCCCACCCGAGAGTGCGCGCAATTTCCTTGGCTTCCGCGACGGCTCAGCCAACCCGGACGTCAACGACGAAGCCCTGATGAACCGGATCGTCTGGACTGCGGCAGGACAGGGCGAGCCAGCCTGGTGCGCGGGTGGCACCTATCAGGCGGTCAGGATCATTCGCAATTTCGTCGAACGTTGGGACCGGACCCCGCTGGGTGAACAAGAACGCATCATCGGCCGCCAAAAAGCGAGTGGATCCCCCCTTGCCGGCGGCACCGAAGGTGACGAGCCAGCTTTCGAAAACGATCTCAAAGGTGAAATTACGCCGCTCGACGCACACATTCGCCTAGCCAATAATCGGAACAAGGACAGCCAAGACCATTTAATCCTGCGGCGCCCATTTAACTACTCAAATGGCGTGACAAAAGCGGGACAACTCGATCAAGGCCTCCTCTTTATCGCCTACCAATCTGACTTAGAGCGTGGATTTATTACTGTTCAGCGCCAGTTAGATGGTGAGCCGCTTGAGGAATACATAAAGCCTGTGGGTGGTGGCTTCTTCTTTACCCTTCCTGGGGTCGCAAATGAAAATGATTTTCTTGGTGGGGGCTTGCTTTCTGCGGCTGGCTACACCGTTGCCAAGAAATGA
- the efeO gene encoding iron uptake system protein EfeO, with the protein MKSVSPSHTSGPAPRIKMKLAVAGAVVLVLAGGAAFYIASKAARQAAPDAAESDVLVTITARACEPNDLVVPAGRRTFQITNASDRAVEWEILDGVMVVEERENIAPGFKQALTAKLSPGEYAITCGLLSNPRGRLRVTPSTQAAEEAAAAPSPVAFVGPLAEYKVYLALEASTLVQATDAFVAAIKAGDLAGAQALYAPTRTAYKRIEPMAERFADLDSAIDARAADFEKREQDPAFTGFHRLEYGLFAIGSTEGLASFADKLQADVSALRQRVRTLQVAPDVLAGAAERIVTRIAEQTSAGEQNLYSHTDLSDFAANLEGGRKITRLLRPLAATAEKDLAANIDARFEAASATLDRFRRADGFVPYAEVSAEDRTDFSNQMRALADEIAKFNAALGLS; encoded by the coding sequence ATGAAATCCGTGTCCCCTTCGCACACCTCCGGTCCCGCGCCGCGCATCAAGATGAAGCTTGCCGTCGCGGGCGCCGTCGTCCTGGTCTTGGCGGGCGGCGCGGCCTTTTACATCGCCTCGAAGGCGGCCAGGCAAGCGGCGCCAGACGCGGCGGAGTCGGATGTTCTGGTAACGATTACCGCGCGGGCCTGCGAACCCAACGACCTCGTCGTTCCGGCAGGGCGCAGGACGTTTCAGATCACCAACGCCTCCGACCGCGCCGTGGAGTGGGAAATCCTCGATGGCGTCATGGTGGTCGAGGAGCGCGAAAATATCGCGCCCGGTTTCAAGCAGGCGCTCACGGCGAAACTCTCGCCGGGCGAGTACGCGATTACCTGTGGCTTGCTCAGCAATCCGCGCGGCCGCTTGCGCGTTACGCCCTCGACGCAGGCAGCCGAGGAAGCGGCGGCTGCCCCATCCCCGGTGGCGTTCGTCGGTCCGCTCGCCGAATATAAGGTATACCTCGCCCTTGAAGCCTCGACGCTTGTTCAGGCCACCGACGCCTTCGTTGCGGCGATTAAGGCGGGCGATTTGGCAGGGGCTCAAGCTCTCTACGCGCCGACGCGCACGGCTTACAAGCGGATCGAGCCGATGGCCGAACGCTTCGCCGATCTTGATAGCGCGATCGACGCGCGCGCCGCTGATTTCGAAAAACGCGAGCAAGATCCCGCGTTTACCGGCTTTCATCGCCTCGAATACGGGCTGTTCGCCATCGGCAGCACCGAAGGGCTGGCCTCGTTCGCTGATAAGCTCCAGGCGGATGTGAGCGCTCTGCGCCAGCGTGTGCGTACGCTTCAGGTCGCGCCGGATGTCTTGGCGGGGGCGGCGGAGCGGATCGTAACCCGCATCGCCGAGCAGACGAGCGCGGGCGAGCAGAACCTCTACAGCCACACCGATCTATCCGACTTCGCGGCCAATCTCGAGGGCGGCCGTAAGATCACCAGGCTGCTTCGCCCGCTGGCCGCAACCGCCGAGAAGGATCTTGCCGCGAATATTGACGCGCGTTTCGAGGCCGCCTCCGCCACCCTTGATCGCTTTCGCCGCGCCGATGGTTTCGTGCCCTACGCCGAGGTCAGCGCGGAGGACCGGACAGATTTCTCCAATCAGATGCGCGCATTGGCGGATGAAATCGCCAAGTTCAACGCCGCGCTGGGTCTGAGCTGA
- a CDS encoding FTR1 family protein, translating into MLVPFLIMLREGIEAALIVGIIASYLKQTGRVAWMPAVWLGILLAVATSLFAGAVLQFASAEFPQKAQEFFEAIVGIVAVVVLTSMVFWMRRIGRSIKAGLHASIDAALAGAEGHPAGQGWALVGMVFFAVAREGLESIFFLLAVFQQSSGPAAPMGALLGIATAVVLGWGIYAGGVRLDLRRFFRWTGVFVLVVAAGILAGSLRALHESGVWNYLQATAFNLRSVLPADSPLGTVFAGLFGYHDAPAIGEVVAYVAFLATTLAAFLAPAGNAMAKPSLAAGRSASTNHEKA; encoded by the coding sequence ATGTTGGTCCCATTCCTGATCATGTTGCGTGAAGGCATCGAGGCCGCGCTTATCGTTGGTATCATCGCCAGCTATCTCAAGCAGACCGGCCGCGTCGCGTGGATGCCCGCCGTGTGGCTGGGGATCCTGCTCGCTGTGGCGACGTCGTTGTTCGCCGGAGCCGTACTGCAGTTCGCCAGCGCCGAATTTCCGCAGAAAGCACAGGAGTTCTTCGAAGCGATTGTCGGGATCGTCGCCGTGGTCGTGCTCACGTCGATGGTTTTTTGGATGCGAAGGATCGGGCGTTCGATCAAAGCTGGGCTGCATGCCTCGATTGACGCCGCGCTTGCAGGTGCCGAAGGCCACCCTGCCGGACAGGGATGGGCACTTGTCGGGATGGTCTTTTTCGCCGTCGCGCGCGAAGGGCTGGAATCGATCTTCTTTCTGCTCGCCGTCTTCCAGCAGAGTTCGGGGCCGGCGGCACCGATGGGCGCGCTGCTCGGCATCGCCACCGCCGTGGTTCTCGGGTGGGGAATCTACGCTGGTGGCGTTCGCCTCGATCTCCGCCGGTTTTTCCGCTGGACCGGCGTGTTCGTGCTCGTCGTCGCCGCCGGTATCCTTGCTGGATCGCTCAGGGCACTGCACGAGTCGGGAGTGTGGAATTACCTGCAGGCGACCGCCTTTAATCTTCGCTCGGTTCTGCCGGCGGATAGTCCGCTCGGCACCGTCTTCGCCGGTCTCTTCGGCTACCACGACGCGCCCGCAATCGGCGAGGTCGTCGCGTACGTCGCGTTCCTTGCAACGACGCTGGCGGCCTTCCTGGCCCCCGCGGGCAACGCGATGGCGAAGCCTTCTCTGGCTGCCGGTCGATCAGCGTCAACCAACCACGAAAAGGCATGA
- the glgC gene encoding glucose-1-phosphate adenylyltransferase, translating to MNLRALAFVLAGGKGTRLAPLTDDRAKPAVSFAGKYRIVDFVLSNLVNSGISSIYVLVQFKSQSLLLHLKEGWQFANILGSQFIIPVPAQMRAAGETWYRGTADAIWQNVNLIEQSKPDVVVVFGADHVYRMNVLDMIAFHRHRSADVTVATMPSDRSLAGEFGVVESMTDGRIVRFIEKDPQAPTMPGEPDKVLASMGNYVFSTDALLRMLHEDAHNPGSSHDFGHDILPPRLESERVFAYDFRTNRIPAEANDVAYWRDVGTIDAYFEANMEIRSTRPPLNLHNRRWPLRTASYPDPPARFESFDGSPGAAHNSLISGGSIIAGQVRDSVVGRNVHVHAGAVLEECVVLDNCEIGAGAHLRRTILDKNVRLPAGERIGLDIERDRRRYHVSDKGIVVVPGARSPVEVGIIGI from the coding sequence ATGAATCTCAGGGCTCTGGCATTTGTCCTTGCCGGCGGCAAGGGAACTCGCCTGGCACCACTTACGGACGATCGCGCGAAACCAGCGGTTTCGTTTGCCGGTAAATATCGAATTGTCGATTTCGTGCTCAGCAACCTTGTTAACAGCGGCATTTCCTCGATCTATGTTCTCGTGCAGTTCAAGAGCCAGTCGCTGCTGTTGCACCTCAAGGAAGGTTGGCAATTTGCCAATATCCTTGGCTCGCAGTTCATTATCCCGGTTCCGGCGCAAATGCGTGCCGCCGGCGAGACATGGTACCGGGGTACCGCCGATGCGATCTGGCAGAATGTGAATTTGATCGAGCAATCGAAGCCGGACGTCGTTGTCGTCTTTGGCGCCGATCACGTCTATCGGATGAATGTGCTCGATATGATCGCTTTTCATCGCCACAGGTCTGCGGACGTTACCGTTGCGACCATGCCGTCGGACCGTAGTCTTGCCGGCGAGTTCGGCGTCGTCGAAAGCATGACGGACGGCCGGATCGTTCGCTTTATCGAAAAGGACCCGCAGGCACCGACGATGCCGGGCGAGCCGGACAAGGTGCTTGCATCGATGGGCAATTATGTGTTCTCGACGGATGCGTTGCTCCGCATGCTGCACGAAGACGCGCACAATCCCGGCAGCTCGCACGACTTCGGGCACGACATTCTGCCGCCCCGGCTCGAGAGCGAGCGGGTGTTCGCCTACGATTTTCGAACAAACCGCATTCCGGCCGAAGCCAACGACGTAGCCTACTGGCGAGACGTCGGCACCATTGACGCGTACTTCGAGGCAAACATGGAAATTCGCTCGACCCGACCGCCGCTCAATCTCCACAACCGCCGCTGGCCGCTGCGGACGGCGAGCTATCCCGACCCGCCCGCCCGGTTCGAATCCTTCGACGGCAGCCCGGGAGCCGCCCACAACTCGCTGATATCTGGCGGAAGCATCATTGCCGGCCAAGTGCGGGATTCGGTGGTTGGGCGCAATGTGCACGTGCACGCCGGTGCGGTGCTTGAGGAGTGCGTCGTGCTCGATAATTGCGAGATCGGCGCAGGCGCGCACCTTCGCCGCACGATCCTCGACAAGAACGTGCGGCTGCCAGCTGGCGAGCGGATCGGGCTCGACATCGAACGCGACCGGCGACGCTATCATGTCAGCGACAAAGGCATCGTCGTCGTACCGGGCGCGCGCTCGCCGGTCGAAGTCGGGATAATCGGCATCTGA
- a CDS encoding LrgB family protein — protein sequence MSTAGQGIWIYLAATPLTWLALTLVAYEAGVVINHAAGRRALVNPVLIAVILIALLLTATGTSYQRYFDGAQFVHFLLGPATVALAVPLWRQFHHVRRSWAAVIVALFAGSFTAVTSAIGIAWLLGATPEMLASLAPKSVTTPIAMAVSAELNGLPTVTAVAVIITGVVGAVLGTTVLRVLRVHDPHAVGFALGLTCHGLGTARAFQISDEAGGFAGLAMGLNGFVTAVVLPLAWVLFS from the coding sequence ATGAGCACGGCCGGTCAGGGGATCTGGATCTACCTCGCCGCGACACCGCTGACGTGGCTTGCGCTGACACTCGTCGCTTACGAGGCCGGCGTCGTGATCAACCATGCCGCCGGGCGAAGGGCGCTGGTCAATCCGGTGCTCATCGCCGTGATCCTCATCGCGCTGCTGTTGACGGCGACCGGCACCTCTTATCAGAGGTATTTCGATGGCGCGCAGTTCGTCCACTTCTTGTTGGGGCCGGCGACGGTGGCGCTCGCCGTGCCGTTGTGGCGGCAGTTCCACCACGTCCGTCGTTCATGGGCGGCGGTAATCGTAGCCCTGTTCGCCGGCTCGTTCACCGCGGTGACGAGCGCCATCGGCATCGCTTGGCTGCTTGGCGCGACGCCGGAGATGCTCGCCTCGCTCGCACCGAAGTCGGTGACGACACCGATCGCCATGGCGGTTTCCGCCGAGCTGAACGGCCTGCCGACGGTTACCGCGGTAGCCGTGATCATCACCGGCGTTGTCGGCGCCGTGCTCGGCACCACGGTGCTGCGCGTCCTGAGGGTGCACGATCCGCACGCTGTGGGCTTTGCTCTCGGCCTCACCTGCCACGGCTTGGGAACGGCCCGGGCGTTTCAAATCAGCGACGAGGCAGGTGGTTTCGCCGGTCTGGCGATGGGCCTGAATGGGTTCGTTACGGCGGTGGTCCTTCCCCTGGCGTGGGTCTTGTTCTCGTAG
- a CDS encoding CidA/LrgA family protein produces the protein MQLRFFTLLLICQLAGEIASRGLSLPVSGPVIGMVLLFCGVALRGEAPPGLEAVSSGILRHLSLLFVPAGVGVMTHVQFIADQWLPLTVSLLVSTLLAIAVTSQVYRALARAGVERGDAQ, from the coding sequence ATGCAGCTTCGTTTCTTCACCCTCCTGCTGATTTGTCAGCTCGCCGGCGAGATTGCGTCGCGCGGCCTGTCGCTCCCCGTCTCCGGACCGGTTATCGGCATGGTGCTCTTGTTCTGCGGCGTTGCCTTGCGCGGCGAAGCACCGCCCGGCCTCGAAGCTGTTTCGTCCGGGATCTTGCGTCACCTCTCGCTCTTGTTCGTGCCGGCGGGCGTGGGGGTGATGACACACGTTCAATTCATCGCCGATCAGTGGTTGCCGCTGACCGTCTCGCTTCTTGTCTCGACATTGCTGGCCATTGCCGTAACGTCGCAGGTTTACCGTGCGCTCGCCCGGGCCGGCGTGGAAAGGGGCGACGCGCAATGA
- a CDS encoding aspartate-semialdehyde dehydrogenase, whose translation MGYKVAVVGATGNVGREMLQTLADREFPADDVVALASERSVGREVSFGEDDVLKVRDLATFDFHGTDIVLSSPGAKVSAVFSPKAAAAGAVVIDNTSHFRMEPDVPLIVPEVNPQAIADYRKRGIIANPNCSTIQMVVALKPLHDLGRIRRVVVSTYQSVSGAGKDAMDELFNQTRGIYVNEPAYKHQKKFSKQIAFNVIPHIDVFLDDGSTKEEWKMAVETRKILDPDIAVNATCVRVPVFVGHAEAVSVEFERPVSEAAALAALKAAPGVVVIDHRAEEGYVTPQECVGEDAVFVSRLRNDPTVAHGLSFWCVADNLRKGAALNAVQIAEELVREHMRKAA comes from the coding sequence ATGGGTTACAAGGTGGCGGTGGTCGGAGCCACCGGCAACGTCGGACGTGAGATGCTGCAGACGCTGGCCGACCGAGAATTCCCCGCGGACGACGTCGTGGCGCTTGCCTCCGAACGATCTGTTGGTCGAGAGGTCTCCTTCGGCGAGGACGATGTGCTGAAGGTGCGCGACCTTGCGACGTTCGATTTTCACGGAACCGACATCGTGCTGTCTTCGCCAGGAGCCAAGGTTTCGGCGGTATTTAGCCCGAAGGCGGCGGCGGCGGGGGCCGTCGTTATCGATAATACCTCGCATTTCCGGATGGAGCCGGACGTTCCGCTAATCGTACCGGAAGTCAATCCGCAGGCGATTGCCGACTATCGCAAGCGTGGCATCATCGCCAATCCGAACTGCTCGACGATCCAGATGGTTGTGGCCTTGAAGCCGCTTCACGATCTTGGGCGCATCCGCCGTGTGGTCGTCTCGACTTATCAGTCAGTCTCGGGTGCGGGCAAGGATGCGATGGACGAGCTGTTCAATCAGACGAGGGGCATCTACGTCAACGAACCGGCGTACAAGCACCAGAAAAAATTCTCCAAGCAGATCGCGTTTAACGTCATCCCGCATATCGACGTATTCCTCGACGACGGCTCGACCAAGGAGGAATGGAAGATGGCGGTCGAGACGCGGAAGATCCTCGATCCCGACATCGCGGTGAACGCGACATGCGTTCGCGTGCCGGTCTTCGTCGGCCATGCGGAGGCCGTCAGCGTCGAGTTCGAGCGCCCCGTGAGCGAGGCGGCCGCACTGGCGGCGCTGAAAGCGGCACCGGGCGTTGTCGTCATCGATCATCGCGCGGAGGAGGGTTACGTGACGCCGCAGGAGTGCGTTGGTGAAGACGCGGTGTTCGTCAGCCGGTTGCGAAACGATCCGACCGTCGCTCATGGTCTGAGCTTCTGGTGCGTCGCCGACAACCTGCGCAAGGGCGCCGCGCTCAACGCCGTGCAGATCGCCGAGGAACTTGTCCGCGAACATATGCGCAAGGCAGCATAA